The nucleotide sequence ACATAATAAATAGGTGAAGTGAATTTTGTTTGCTGATGGGGTTTTCTGCTTCGGTCTTAGGTTTGGTTTGAGCTTCAAACTTTGGGATCCATGTCTTATGGGTCTTTTCTGGTTCAAAATATGGACACTCATACCCATCCTCAGTACTAAACCCAACctaaagtttatttttatttgtttttttggtcTTTCTATTtatccaaaattttaaatacacATGATTTTACATGCTTGATCTGAGTAATATCACATTTTTTTGGTAGTACTCTTCAAAAATATCAGGTTTGATTCACATGAATTACGAGAATCTAGTATATTTGTGTTaagttatatatttttgttttggaacAACGATGGAATTTTATTCAATTAGGCATATAACCACAAGACAAAGGGATGGGAGTTACAACAGGCGCAACCAAAGCTACCTCCCTACCCCAAAGAATCATCCAACAGACCAATCACTTCTAGTGGTTCCTCAAACCACGACCGAGTATGATTCTTATTAGACCTGGCATTtcaaacccaacccgttaatccGATCTGACCCTTTAAAATGAGTATTTGGATGAGTGTTTAACGGGTCATTTTGGGTTAACCAGCGAAACTCGTTAACACCTGTTATTGAGGgtttttgtgtaatttcaataGTCAATAATGAAACCCTCACTCTGTCTCTGAGAAGTTTTTGGTGGGGAAAGGAGATGAAATGCAGAATGTGCTCTCtaggtgtttgatgaaatgaccTTGTGAAGATGGAAGGTAATGTCGTCGACTTCGATGACAATGTTGCTTTGTAATCCAGTGGTGCAGAATTTGCAAAGACGAGATTTTGAAGCGAGTTTTGGCGAATTGGTGCATTGTTTTCAAATGGGTCTCCGGCAGAAAAATCGAAAAGGTGAGgtttttaaattgaatttgaCCATTGAACTCACCATGCTTGGCCTTTGGAGCTTGATTTCGCAGCTGCCCCCGTCGCTGATGCTGCCATTTTGTTGACCAGGTAATGTCTCTGTGTATTAACAGGTTGGGTTCGGATGACCCTTATGACCCGTTaaattaacgggtcgggttgaaTCCAACCCAAACTCAATAAATCTGATCCGTTTACAGATCTACTTCCCATGGACTGCAACGCTTGTTAAGCGATGACCGACTGTTTAATCGACGACTCCCATGGGCAAAAGAAGCTTAAGTGATCTGTAGCAGTAAGACCTTCACATCCTCCACTTGTGTCCAATTGGAGGCAAGTGGATGTCATGGTCTTATGCAATGAATCACTCTCTAAAATGAGGTTGTGAATCCCCTTTTCTACCGCCAAAGCCACCCCTTCCCTATCCGCTAACTCTTTTAATTTGTGCAGCATAGATGATGTTATCAAATTTTCAACATTGTGTTAAGTTCGATACCTTATTATTTAATGACAGCTCTATTGTATAATATTGCCAAATCTCCTGTAGACTAGAATATTATTGTATAAAAAATCTAGCTAAATTACAATTTcccaatagaaaaacaaaaacaaaaatataatttctcataaaagaaactaatttcaattttattagCTTGAGTTTGAATATATCACCACTAGTTTCAACCGATTTTAAACAAATGTCAAGGTCGGAAATGTTGACTCTTGGGGATAAGCGACAAACATGACCCCttcaatttatttaaaaaaatatataattattttggtttCTCTGTCTTCCCGGTTTCCCAAACGTTTCGCAAACATGGCGAGCGCAAACTAGCTCTGCTTCTGCTTGAAAAATGGAGGCCCGAAGGCTCGCCATGATCTGCTCCCATATCCTACCCGGTTTGATTCCGGCTACGACCCGATTAGCTCCCGTTGCTAGGTCCAATTGCCATTCCTGTTTGAACAGTAAGCAGTGGCCCAGTGGCTCCGACGAGGGGAATAGCCAAAACGGCTGCGTTTTCTGTAAAATTATTCGCGGCGAGTCACCGGCTTTTAAGgtttctattttttctagttaaactgcattttatttaattatttatgagtattccatttaattatttgtgaAATTCTGTACTTTTGCAGCTCTACGAAGATGATGTTTGCTTGTGCATATTGGATACGAATCCGCTGAGTCGTGGGTAAGGTATCATTAATccaatatttaatttttcaattattattttctcaatttctagcttttctctttttctttgtgcTGTTATGGTAAATTTGAATGAGTTCATTCCATTTGTTTTACAAGACGATATTCTAAATTGCTTTAATTTACGGCGAGTTGGATTCGAACTTGGGTGTACGGTCTCGGAAGCCtcatgtttttggcacaatTTCCGTGTCAATATCACAAAACATTGTGCCAAAAACACAAGGGGCGAAGAGTCCACAGTGAGTCATACTTTAGAGAGTCTCATTAGTGTTTCTCTACCATTTATAGATCAGCAGGGCAATATTAATGGATGCTTTTAATTCTGTACAGTAGAAATGCAAGTGTTTGTGTCAATTTTGCCAATATTTCCTTTGTATTGTAAGTAAACAGTGCATAAAAGTGAGAAAGAATTGCAACTATATCATCTTTATATGAATTTCTTTTAACTATGTTTTCGTTTCCACTTGCTAAAGTTCCGTACTTTTGCTTGCGCAGGCATTCTCTGGTTATCCCCAAATCGCATTTTTCTTCGTTGAAAGCCACACCTCCGGATGTAAGTATGTCTCACTTTCATATGTTATGTACTAGATGAAATGATGGGATGAATTTCTCGATGCGTATATGGCAACTTTGAGTATGTGTAAAAGATAGAAGTGGTAGAAGGGTATTCTCAATCATTAGGATTAATAAGCAACAGGTCGGTGAGCACATTATTGATTGGTTGGACTGTAGTTTTCTCTACGTATCTCCGATAAGTTGCTTGCTTATACTGTAGTTTTTTTCTGCAAATAATATGCATGCGCTTCTTTATTTGTTGTGTGACGTTGTAATGTTTCATGAGTCCGAATGAACTTGCTCTGCAGGTGGTAGCTGCAATGTGTTCAAAAGTGCCCTTTATCAGCAGCGCAATCATGAAAGCCACTGGTTCTGGTATGTCTTCAAAGTCATTTTCCGGTGTCACCATAttgcattttcattttgttgttcTCAGGTTAAGTACTCAATTAGCAATTAGGATGTGCTGAAATGGCCCTTATACTTCAATGATATTTTCATTGACATCCTTGTTTTCAATTGCACATATTCGGTCATACCTACCTAAGCTTTGCTATGTTACACACTTAATGCAGATTCGTTCAACTTGTTAGTTAACAACGGCACAGCTGCAGGCCAAGTTATATTTCATGTGAGTCATCGTAATTTcccttttgattttcttttggttAAGCTTATACTTTACAGCAGCAGATACAATTGAAATGATGCATCCTCCATTGAAAATCTGTAAATCGTATTGCGACTGAGCAAGGCGAACTAGATGCATATCTCATCCGATCCACGTTGTTTAACTTGAGGAATGTGATAAGCTTTTGCTAATCTTGCTATGTAACATGGCAATTTCAGACTCATATTCACATAATACCGCGCAAGGCCCTTGATAGCCTCTGGGCTTCTGAGGTATGTACCATTCACATTTTTGCCTCTTTATATGTGAAAATTGTAGAGTCTTGAGGATATAAGCTTGATATATGTATAAATGAACTCCATAGGGTTTGCGGAGGTGGCCCCTGAACGTAGATCGGGAAGCATCTCGACTTGCAGATCTTGTTCGAGAGCAATTGTCATTATCAGAAAACTCCAGAAACAGCAAAGGTGAAGGATCTAGCCTTACCGAAAACTAGGTGCATATTTCATCCGATCACGATGTAATTTTCAGTGTACAATTATGTGCGATATACATACTTTAGTTCTTCTAAACGTTTAGTATGTGGAAGCGTAATCTCAATTAATTAACAACTAGAGTTGCATAACGATACGGCAAACTTAAATCCTTCCTCTTGTGAAACTTGCTTCTACGTCACTCATACAAGTCCCGCACCAAAGGTGATCTTGGTGCTCCAATCAAACTTCAAAAATTCTCCATGGACCTGATTTTCCACCTTCaatcaaattgccataactttctAGGCGAATCAGGGTTCTAGTAGTATGCGAACTTCCTCTGGTGCAAGAAGCTCTGGGATGAGCTTTAGATCCCAGAAGAAGTGTGAAAGAGAGGATGTGATGGTTTCGGCTTACTCCAACCTACAAGCCAATGCATCTTTCCGTATGAAAGAGAGGATGGTGCATCTTTCGGActttattaattgaatgaaacTTAGTAGTACGTTTTAGTGGAATGTGTCTTTCCAAACATTGAATAGAATGCAATAAATATTAGAGAGACTCATTGAGTCTATGAGTatatgagagagttttcaaTACAGTTGTAGTTCATTAGAAACTTGTGATTTGGATTGCTATTATTATAAGAATGTGGTCATTGTATTCTAGGAGACGAGCACCGATCAACTATGAGAGCATAAACTTGTGTTAAAGGCGGAATGTCTAACATTTACCTCAACCGCATTTCCAGGTTCTTCTAATCCATTTTCTTGTGCATTAACATTGTGATGTGTCTATTAGTATGCATTAAATTGTGTTTTGATGTGTCTATTAGTATGCATTAAATTGTGTTTTACTTGCATTAATTATTCCTTAATACAAAGATTTGAGGTTTTTGTGTACAATCGAGTAAGTAGAGACGTGATATTTTTTTGTTGGTGATATTTTCTTTTATACAAACGATACTCTAGATTGGGCCCATTTTGGAATAGTCATTAACTAAGTATTGAACTCAACACAAATATAATACGCCATTGTCATCTATGTGAGTTCGATATGAGACATCTTATTTACAAATGAAGATAAATATCACTATAGTATAGTACTACTTGTTAAATAAGCGATATTAGGAAtacgatttttttttaagaagatattgaattttaacaatggataaaaactatattATTTTAGGGCGTTTCGCCAAATATAtcttctgcttttttttttttttttttttttgtaacaaaaAGTTGGGGGAGGGATCCTTTttcgggctggtttggtattgctgtgctttgaaaaaaagctgctgtgagaataagcggctgtgctgtgagaataagcggctgtgaaataaatcagcagagtgtttggtaaacttttttgtaaaagtgcttttggaaaaaaaagcagtctgatggtgggtcttttcattaaaggagtacTGTAGTtatgtgtgctttgaaaaaaagccagttttccaaagctacaaattgcagcttcagctttttcctttgatttcaacttattctcacatcagcttccaaaataagcctctttttttaagtttaccaaacaccaaaaacactcccagctttttttaataggagctttttttaaaatcacctcaaccccaaactggggctTCATTCTAGGATCAGGGCATACCACAGCCTCTTTGATAACTCACAGAGGGCGCCATAGCCctcttttttagttttttacaGACTACCCACTAAGAAGGATTGCCGACAATGAAACACGAACTTAGGTCTTGATCTAGTAAAAAGAATGATCATTACTAACTCAATCCACCCTTGTTGGCCTTCCAATTAAACCATAAACTACATGTGTTTCCCTTCCTTTTATTCATTGGAAGTTGAAAGGTAGAACTAAAGGATAATACTTCCCCCCTGGAGGGACGAGCTCATTCTCCCTCCATAACGCATCTTTGCCGTAGAATTTTCATTATAAGAACGATGTAAtctcttaatcttcatttgaagatcatccacacaaaaaaatcatttgaataaGAAATCGTTTAGTTTCctaaatgtatcaaataaattaacGGTGTAAGTACCAAGTAGCATATTTATGATGAACCgttgatttatttgatacatttaaATGGTTAAAGTGATCTCCAgttcaaatgaatttttttatcttcaaatgaaaattaagaCATCGAACAATTTCGATTATGAAATTTCAATGGTAACGATACGTTATTTGCAAGTGGAAAAAAAATGAGTTCATCCCCAAAAGGGGAATGCAGGCATTATCCAAAATTAAATTGAAGGAAAGTGTAGTGTCAAAACTTTCCAAGTTGGAATTTGGTTCGGGAAAAAGTAGTTTTGTTTTCCACGAAACAATATTTACAAAGATTTGTTCAGAGCATGTAACTTACGTGGTTAAGAGTTTATTTTTGGtattatttaacaaaaaaaacagtATTGACACATTTACATTGCCCCAACAATGACACAATTAAAACCATGACATTCAAAATATAGTTGGGCTTAGTCAAGTTTATTAGAGCAATATTCTCTACAATTGACTCGCATTTGAGATCTCTTTTAATTAAATGTTGTGAATaacggaattggatcctctcctgagctcaggaTGAGGATTCTCTTGAGCAGCGTATTtgggccgttgaaatttgatccaacggctgcAAACATGTGGTCTttctaaaattataataattgcaacCGTTGGATCAAGTTTGAACGACCCGGATGTGCTACTCATGAGGATTACCATCTGAGCTTAGGAGAGGATCTAGTTCCATGAATAACCACCAATAAATCAATTTCACATTGACGTCCTATTTTTGGGATCAATCCCATTGACCGACTTTTATAATCCAGAGAGGTGTTGAAAATTTTGggtaaaaataaattatgaaagaGTAAAGGCATTGGCCATTCACCAACAGGATTCCTTCGGACTCTTTTGGTGAGAATTCTGGAGATTGGTGAATCATgtttgttcatcgtatattgtgcggtcGGTTTTTATCAAATactgtttatgtttaattttaaataaaaaaattaaaaatgacttTTGACAGCATGATATAAAATGTACGGACACGATTTACGGATAtccaggatcctcacaaagaagatccggTGAAGATCCAGATTTGGCTATTCACACCAACccaaatcttttttttattctggcaattttaaaactataagtgagaggtctagGTTTGACTATCGttaaaaacgaaattaaatcacattattgctaattcattgtgaggctaagctcactttcttcttcttagtgtagataatattgttttttaaaaaaaaaaaagtaaaattcacCTATGAAAAatagattaaataaataatcaaaattaacaaaaagggACAACTTCCAATTAAAATTGAACTTACAGGGGAAGTCCCAAATCCAAAAGCAAAatagattaaataaataaataatcaaaattaacaaaaagagaCAACTTCCAATTAAAATTGAACTTACAGGGGAAGGCCCAAATCCAAAAGCAAATTTTCTAAGGAAATTAATATTGTCAGTCTAAAGTTTTCATTTttgcattttaaattttttataatatgcTTGTGAGTTgtttaaaattatattattacagTGCTAATATAGttcattaaattattacttaaatatcaattaatgtatttattttttaatagtgaCATAtcacaaaatttacaaatgtaATGTACAAAATCAGTATAACTAGAATTAAAAAAAGTGATGCTAGCAAGACTACATTTGtggataaaattttgaaaactaaaagacaTAAAAGTTggtgattaatttattatttaaacgttgataaacgtaTTCATTTCTATTCAtaacatatcatttaatttttaaattttatcaccttaacattattattaaaaaaagaaaaagaaaaaatgtcaCAAGTCTTTGTCCTCTCAATTCTCAAACCCCGCAATGGGAAACGTCTCTGACTCCCCTTTTGAGGGTTTGCCTTTGCCTCGCTCATCGTCTTGGTCTCCTCCATTTCGcgctttcctttttatttcccTCACCCTTTCGCTTTCGCCCACCACTTCCTACTCCTCCTATCTCTGCCGCTTAAACGTCTATTTTTGGACGCCCGCATCCGCAGAAAACACCATAGGAAACAATCAATTTGGGTAGAGGAAGCAGAAGACGGATATGGCGCCGAGTCTCGCATCGTCGACGGCGGAGAAACTCAAGAAGGACGGCAACACCTACTTCAAGAAAGAGCGATTCGCGGCCGCCATCGATGCGTATACTGAGGTATTGTTGTTTTGTTTCTGCAATTCGTTGCCCTCGTGTACTTTGCCTGTGGAAAATTTAAATGGTAAAGGTTTGATCTTTGTGATTGATGATTTTGTGGTGTTGTTTTTTGGCATTTGGGTTTTGAAGGCAATCACTCTGTGCCCTAATGTTCCTGTTTATTTTACGAATCGCGCTCTCTGCCATCTCAAGCGTAAGTATGTATGATCCACCCCTCTCTCTAGTTTCAAATTtcgttttcctttttgtttgttGGATTTCATTAATGGGTTTTGAGTAATGCAGTGATTGGAAGAAAGTCGAAGAGGATTCTCGGAGAGCTATTCAGCTTGATCATAACTCAGTTAAGGTAAAATTCttatgttttggttttgattttgttctttttttctttctataaatgTGTTTCTACGATGTTATCTGTGACATGAAAATAGAGCGGTGAGATGTTTGGAAGAGTGATATTTTGGTATATTGATATATCCTTTTGTGTATCGGCTCGAGATGTTGTCGTGGTGCTGCAGGGGGTTGTATTCATTGTTGAATTGTGATAAATTGAATGTCAGCATTTTAACGCATGGAGGTCGGGTCAGAAATCGTTGGCCTACATTACACGCACGGGGACTTTGTCCGTTTGTTTCCTTTTCTAACAAGCCATCAGTTTATGAGTTAGATGCTATTTATACAATTTGACCACATTCAAGTGGCAAAAGACGTTTAATACCAGTTTTGTTGGCACCCAGATGCATAATATGAATTTTCACGTAGATGATAGCTTGAAAGCGGGTTCCTTCTATGCGCTATGTGCTCTTGACTTTTCTATTTGAGATTATGTTCTGACTTCTGAGAACCTGtgctttcttttcatttttcgcCTGCTTGCAAGTGGATATTCTGTACTTTAACACTTTTAAACAAGTATTGGATGGGTGGAAGTTTGTATATTAATGTTGCATATCTTGTATGTTTCCCTGTACACTTCTCTGAGTCTTGCACATTAACCCATTgtcatctggccattttccttttttctagAATCA is from Malus sylvestris chromosome 5, drMalSylv7.2, whole genome shotgun sequence and encodes:
- the LOC126623680 gene encoding adenylylsulfatase HINT3-like isoform X1: MEARRLAMICSHILPGLIPATTRLAPVARSNCHSCLNSKQWPSGSDEGNSQNGCVFCKIIRGESPAFKLYEDDVCLCILDTNPLSRGHSLVIPKSHFSSLKATPPDVVAAMCSKVPFISSAIMKATGSDSFNLLVNNGTAAGQVIFHTHIHIIPRKALDSLWASEGLRRWPLNVDREASRLADLVREQLSLSENSRNSKGDEHRSTMRA
- the LOC126623680 gene encoding adenylylsulfatase HINT3-like isoform X2, whose protein sequence is MEARRLAMICSHILPGLIPATTRLAPVARSNCHSCLNSKQWPSGSDEGNSQNGCVFCKIIRGESPAFKLYEDDVCLCILDTNPLSRGHSLVIPKSHFSSLKATPPDVVAAMCSKVPFISSAIMKATGSDSFNLLVNNGTAAGQVIFHTHIHIIPRKALDSLWASEGLRRWPLNVDREASRLADLVREQLSLSENSRNSKGEGSSLTEN